CCGAGCCGGACAAGGCCGAGTGGCTGATCGACCTGCTGGGCAAGCTCGGCACCGAGGACGACGCGTACCACGCGGTGGCGCTGGTGATGATCGACTACGACGCCGAGGTCACCGAAACCGCGGCGGAGGAAGTCGACAGCATCGAAAAAGCTGAACCGGACACCTTGTTCGAGATCGTCGACGTCGCCACGGCCGCGGTCGACGAGGCGATGGCGGCCCTGCCCGACATCGCCATCCGGCACGACACCGTGCCGGCCGAGCTACAACCGTCGCGGTTCCTGGCAACCATGGTCAACCGCGTCATCGACACCACACCCGTGACCCGGCACCGCGAGGCACGTCGGCGACGCAACACACCGTCGGAGCCTGAGCGTCAGGCCTAGATGTATTCAGCCATCACGTTGGTCGCAGCCGGCTGATCGGCGGTAGACCTTCGAGTGCGCTGTGGCGGCGTTGAGTGTTGTAGAACTTGACCCAGGGTGCAAGGGCGTGGGCGCGGTCTGCGTTGGAGGCGAACACTCTGCGGTAGGACCATTCGCTTTGCAGGGTGCGGTTATAGCGCTCCACTTTTCCGTTCTGCCAGGGGCAATGCGGCTTGATGAAGAGGTGTTTGGCGTGCAGTTGGTCGATGGCGGCGGCGACGTGTGCTGAGCGCCGATAGCTCAGATGGTTGTCGGTAATGACTCTCTCGATGCGCGAAATGCCCTGTGATTGAAAGTATTGCGCTGCCCGAGTGATGAATCCCGCACACGTCGGTCCCTTCTCATCGGCATGGATTTCCGAGTACGCCAGCCGGCTGTGGTCATCGACCATCGAGTGCACGTAGTCATACCCGACACCACGGCCGCGGACTTCTTCGCTGCGCCCGTGAGCGCGCCACCCACCCCCATCCGGAATCCGGCCCAGCTTCTTGACATCGACGTGCACCAGTTCGCCAGGCTGGTCTCGTTCGTAACGGCATGCCGTGGCTTTCGATGCCTTGATCACCGCACCGGTCATCGGATCGCAGTCACGAAGCAAGGGCGCACCGCGACGGCGCAGAATCCGCCCGACGGTCCGCGCTGAGATACCGAGCTCGGGGCCCAGCCAATCCTGGCCCCGACGATGGCGGCGACGCGCGGCGATCACTTGGCGCTCCACACGTGCCGACATCCGGGTGGGGCAGCGGTGC
The genomic region above belongs to Mycolicibacterium sp. HK-90 and contains:
- a CDS encoding IS481 family transposase encodes the protein MSHRNARTTLHGRMLIVQRHQQGWKQAHIAAAMGISRKCVHTWISRFAAEGEPGLRDRSSRPHRCPTRMSARVERQVIAARRRHRRGQDWLGPELGISARTVGRILRRRGAPLLRDCDPMTGAVIKASKATACRYERDQPGELVHVDVKKLGRIPDGGGWRAHGRSEEVRGRGVGYDYVHSMVDDHSRLAYSEIHADEKGPTCAGFITRAAQYFQSQGISRIERVITDNHLSYRRSAHVAAAIDQLHAKHLFIKPHCPWQNGKVERYNRTLQSEWSYRRVFASNADRAHALAPWVKFYNTQRRHSALEGLPPISRLRPT